In the genome of Vicia villosa cultivar HV-30 ecotype Madison, WI linkage group LG7, Vvil1.0, whole genome shotgun sequence, one region contains:
- the LOC131616480 gene encoding DNA-directed RNA polymerase III subunit 2-like: MDKEFLTAPVNTAVDKFQLIPEFLKVRGLVKQHLDSFNYFVQTDIKKIVRANDRIQATKYPQIYIRFLKVKVGRPSITIDGMNEMISPQTCRLSDRTYAAPIKVNVEYTQGSPHNLRIVEEKNILIGRMPIMLRSCRCVLNNRDEAELARLGECPLDPGGYFVIKGTEKVILIQEQLSKNRIIIDTDKKKNITASVTSSTEKIKTKTTILMEKEKIWLELNQFQEKVPLMVVMKAMGMESDQEVVQLIGRDPRYSLLILPSIEQCTQSGVFTQAQALEYLDSRAKNTRAEKEGRAFSILRDVFLANVPMHEDNFRPKCIYVAVMMRRLMDAILNKDAMDDKDYVGNKRLELSGQLISLLFEDLFKSMITKIKLVADKFFDKSDKDSDFDFLSKLKNQDFISPGLEWTLSTGNFHITRFGMHKPGVTQVLQRLSFISALGHMTRVQPQFEKSRKVSGPRALQPSQWGMLCPCDTPEGESCGLVKNLALTTHVTTDEEETPLIALCYTLGVENMEHLSGEELHTPDSFLVIFNGLIIGKHRRPRHFATAMRKLRRACLIGEFVSVYVNENQCCVYLASDGGRVCRPLVIADKGISRVKSYHMKELKDGVCTFHDFLRNGLIEYLDVNEENNALIALYEGGATLETTHIEIEPFTILGVCAGLIPYPHHNQSPRNTYQCAMGKQAMGNIAYNQLRRMDALLYLLVYPQRPLLTTKSIELVGYDKLGAGQNATVAVMSYSGYDIEDAIVMNKSSLDRGFGRCIVMKRYVTIKQKYPNGTEDQIMRPNRAADPGGNMQILDDDGIAAPGEIIRPNDIMVNKKTPIDTLTKGSMANLPDSAYRSSNSTFNKCHGGEVVDRVVLCNDKDSNMCIKLLVRHTRRPELGDKFSSRHGQKGVCGTIVQQEDFPFSEKGICPDLIMNPHGFPSRMTVGKMIELLGGKAGVSCGKFHYGSAFGEESGHADKVETISETLVKHGFNYSGKDFIYSGITGCPLQAYIFMGPIYYQKLKHMVLDKMHARGSGPRVLLTRQPTEGRARNGGLRFGEMERDCLIAYGASMLIFERLMLSSDPYEVQVCGKCGLLGYYNHKLKTGVCSSCKNGNRISTLKLPYACKLLIQELQSMNIVPRLKLADA; the protein is encoded by the exons ATATGCGGCTCCGATAAAGGTTAACGTTGAGTACACTCAAGGAAGTCCTCATAACCTAAGAATAGTGGAAGAG aaaaatattctaattggAAGAATGCCCATTATGTTGCGTAGTTGTCGTTGTGTTTTGAACAATAGAGATGAAGCTGAGCTTGCAAGACTTg GCGAGTGTCCCCTTGATCCTGGAGGATATTTTGTAATCAAAGGGACTGAAAAG GTAATCCTAATACAAGAACAACTTTCGAAGAATAGAATAATTATAGACACCGACAAGAAAAAAAA CATTACTGCATCTGTAACAAGCAGCAcggagaaaataaaaacaaaaactaccATTTTGATGGAAAAAGAGAAGATATGGTTAGAATTGAATCAATTTCAAGAAAAG GTTCCTCTTATGGTTGTAATGAAAGCTATGGGTATGGAGAGTGATCAAGAAGTTGTACAATTGATTGGAAGAGATCCTCGTTACAGTTTGCTAATTTTGCCCTCCATTGAG CAATGTACACAAAGTGGTGTATTTACACAAGCCCAAGCATTGGAGTACCTTGATTCAAGA GCAAAAAACACGCGAGCTGAAAAG GAAGGAAGAGCATTTTCTATCCTAAGAGATGTATTTCTTGCAAATGTACCG ATGCACGAAGATAATTTTCGGCCTAAATGTATATATGTTGCTGTTATGATGCGACGCTTAATGGATGCAATTCTAAATAAGGATGCGATGGATGACAAG GATTATGTGGGGAACAAGCGATTGGAGTTATCTGGCCAGTTAATCTCTCTTCTTTTTGAG gatcttttcaaatcaATGATAACTAAAATTAAGTTGGTGGCGGACAAATTCTTTGATAAGTCGGACAAGGATAGCGATTTTGACTTCCTTAGT AAACTTAAAAATCAAGATTTTATCTCTCCTGGTTTGGAATGGACTCTCTCGACTGGTAATTTTCATATTACAAGGTTCGGGATGCACAAACCTGGAGTGACACAG GTGCTACAGAGGTTGTCATTTATAAGTGCTTTGGGTCACATGACAAGAGTCCAGCCACAGTTTGAGAAGTCCAGGAAAGTAAGTGGCCCTAGAGCTTTGCAGCCAAGCCAG TGGGGCATGCTTTGTCCATGTGATACTCCTGAAGGTGAATCTTGTGGACTAGTAAAGAACCTGGCTTTAACGACTCATGTCACTACTGATGAAGAGGAAACCCCCCTGATAGCTCTG TGCTATACTTTGGGTGTTGAAAACATGGAGCATCTCTCTGGAGAAGAGCTTCATACACCCGATTCCTTTCTTGTCATCTTTAATGGTTTGATCATTGGCAAACACAGGAGACCACGG CATTTTGCTACTGCAATGAGAAAGTTGCGGAGAGCTTGTCTAATTGGTGAGTTTGTGAGTGTCTATGTCAATGAAAATCAG TGTTGTGTTTACTTAGCTTCAGATGGTGGGAGAGTTTGCCGTCCTCTTGTCATTGCTGACAAAGGAATATCAAGAGTCAAATCTTATCATATGAAAGAGTTAAAG GATGGAGTGTGCACATTTCATGACTTCTTACGTAATGGCTTGATTGAGTATCTTGATGTCAATGAGGAAAACaatgctttg ATTGCTTTATATGAAGGAGGTGCAACATTAGAAACTACTCATATTGAGATTGAGCCTTTCACTATCTTAGGAGTTTGTGCGGGGCTAATTCCATATCCTCATCATAATCAATCTCCCAGAAACACTTATCAG TGTGCAATGGGAAAGCAAGCTATGGGAAATATAGCATATAACCAG ctccGACGGATGGACGCCTTACTTTATCTATTGGTTTATCCTCAACGACCTTTGCTGACAACAAAATCAATTGAGCTG GTTGGATATGATAAGCTTGGAGCAGGTCAGAATGCCACTGTAGCTGTAATGAGCTACAGCGGTTATGACATTGAGGATGCAATTGTCATGAACAAGTCATCTCTTGATCGAGGCTTTGGTCGTTGCATAGTTATGAAAAG GTATGTCACCATTAAACAAAAGTATCCAAATGGCACAGAAGATCAAATAATGAGACCAAATAGAGCTGCAGACCCAGGGGGAAATATGCAG atacttgatgatgatgggaTTGCTGCTCCTGGAGAAATTATTAGGCCAAATGACATTATGGTCAACAAGAAAACACCAATTGATACGCTGACTAAAGGATCTATGGCTAACTTGCCCGATAG TGCATATCGGTCCAGCAATTCAACTTTCAATAAATGTCATGGAGGTGAAGTTGTTGATAGAGTAGTTCTTTGCAACGATAAGGATAGCAACATGTGTATCAAACTTCTTGTCCGTCACACAAGGAGGCCTGAG CTTGGTGATAAATTCAGTAGCAGGCATGGGCAGAAAGGTGTTTGTGGAACAATTGTCCAGCAGGAAGACTTCCCATTTTCTGAGAAAGGCATTTGTCCAGATCTGATTATGAATCCTCATGGGTTTCCAAG TCGAATGACAGTTGGAAAGATGATAGAGCTTCTTGGAGGGAAAGCAGGGGTTTCATGTGGTAAATTTCATTATGGCAGTGCTTTTGGGGAAGAAAGTGGTCATGCTGACAAGGTTGAAACCATAAG TGAAACTCTTGTGAAACATGGCTTCAACTACAGTGGGAAAGACTTCATTTATTCAG GTATTACGGGTTGCCCATTACAAGCATATATTTTTATGGGGCCAATATACTATCAGAAATTAAAACATATG GTGCTCGATAAGATGCACGCTCGTGGTAGTGGCCCTCGTGTTCTGCTAACTAGACAGCCTACGGAAGGGAGAGCTAGAAATGGAG GTCTACGCTTCGGAGAAATGGAACGTGATTGCTTAATTGCGTATGGTGCTAGTATGTTGATTTTTGAGCGACTCATGTTATCGAGTGATCCTTATGAAGTTCAAGTGTGTGGAAAGTGTGGGTTGTTAGGATATTACAACCATAAGTTGAAAACTGGTGTTTGTTCATCTTGTAAGAATGGAAACCGGATTTCAACCCTGAAGTTACCATATGCATGCAAACTCTTGATTCAG GAACTCCAATCAATGAATATTGTTCCACGCTTAAAACTAGCAGATGCTTGA